The following coding sequences are from one Nicotiana tomentosiformis chromosome 3, ASM39032v3, whole genome shotgun sequence window:
- the LOC138907985 gene encoding uncharacterized protein, whose translation MVPVFHRDASVFFDPRSTYSYVSSYFAPYLDASRDSLSSPIYVSTPVGDSIIVDRVYRSSLVAIVGFETKVDILLLSMVDFDVILGMDWLSPYHAILDFHATTLTLGMPVLPQLERRGALDYFPNMVVSFLKAQRMVEKGCDAYLAYVRDTSVDTPTVESVLVVRDFPDIFIVDLSGMPPDKDIDFGIDLLPGTQPISIPPYRMSPAELKVLKEQLQDLLDRVSFGLEYRREVSRSCL comes from the coding sequence atggttccggttttccatagagatgcatccgTCTTTTTTGATCcgagatccacttattcatatgtgtcatcttactttgctccgtatttggatgcatctcgtgattctttgagctctcctatttatgtgtccacgcctgtgggagattctattattgtagaccgtgtgtatcggtcgtctTTAGTTGCTATTGTTGGTTTTGAAACCAAAGTTGATatattgttacttagtatggtagactttgatgttatcttgggcatggactggttgtcgccctatcatgctattctagattttcACGCCACGACCCTGACACTGGGCATGCCAGTTTTACCACAGTTAGAGCGGAGGGGTGCATtagattattttcctaatatggttgtatcatttctaaaggctcaacggatggttgagaaggggtgtgatgcttatctagcctatgttagGGATactagtgttgatactcctaccgttgagtcagttctagtagtgagagactttccagataTATTTATAgtagatctttcgggcatgccgcccgacaaggatatcgattttggtattgacttattgccgggcactcagcccatttctattccaccatatcgtatgtccCCAGCGGAGCTAAAGgtgttaaaggagcagttgcaagatttgcttgataggGTTTCATTTGGCCTAGAGTATCGACGTGAGGTGtcccggtcttgtttgtga